A region from the Desulfobaccales bacterium genome encodes:
- a CDS encoding putative baseplate assembly protein, with amino-acid sequence MTGKQKIMGPGPQAAALEKILQNLPGYVPEWLPAEGSSALALMKILSHYTETLAGALAQVPDRSLLAFLDMLGMHKSPAQSARAPLVFTLMDNAPVNVSLPAFSRVAATPPPAAPSLAPGGDGSATPQPILFVTEKTVALYRGKLAALYSIDPGRDEFADHTARLIQGFSLFEDMDLTGHIIYLGHDQLFNLAGYITVLLYFTLETPAPEPMQVQWEYLSQSGWLALNYLEQDDTTRGFTRDGQVALRRQCGPSAKQETIHGRTTYWLRGHLTTPLLPEGTGGKRTIPIMNDISARLNFNQSGLLPEAAFADAVSLDISKDFYPFGQQPVRYSTFYLASREVFQRQGANIGVTITLSSGITVVGTPDISWEYYNGMAWQAFAINCQFNKAVDVVSFRSPPDWCETEVNGVRNFWLRVRILGGDDPYGHPLRVVVDNPEKMTTKFEEKNLNPPIISKLTLGFSYVTDPEALNHCLSYNDFVFTDLTEACRWPDQTFKPFLPVSDTRPTVHFGFDLPLPVGLVSLYVDIAQEVSESGAAGSSPFIWEYFAADGWQELGVLDETLGFQRRGMIQFIGPQDAVAAPGLGGELFRLRARLKQGEEPSPAALQGVWLNAVWAAQRDFYDRELLGTSAGNPHQTLSCRHAPVLEGEVVEIPEWSGRGDSWQISMQEVAPENLRLVRDPATGMTTVRVRWHPQPHLYSSKPNDRHYVVDRATGLIRFGDGRQGLIPPAGCRVYASYSSGGGVRGNVPAAAISELRTALPYLMAAANPVPASGGADSEADLTVKIRGPELIRHAGRAVSARDVEWLAREASPDLARVRCLPLTGRDGFAQRGWITLLVVPFSQELRPQPAVELQRRVCDYVAKRVPATVAQHVRVIGPTYELLSVRAEIIPHDPYEAALVEARVRSSLNSFLHPLIGGLTGQGWDFGEPVYLSQIARVIETTPGVDYGREIILSLDEQICGESVPIAAGKLVSSGTHELKLVLGEG; translated from the coding sequence GTGACCGGGAAGCAAAAGATAATGGGCCCTGGCCCTCAGGCAGCTGCTCTGGAAAAAATTCTGCAAAACCTTCCCGGGTATGTACCTGAATGGTTACCGGCCGAAGGGTCGAGCGCCCTGGCGCTCATGAAGATATTATCCCACTACACCGAAACCCTCGCAGGAGCCTTGGCTCAGGTCCCGGATCGGAGTCTTTTGGCTTTCCTTGACATGCTCGGGATGCATAAATCGCCCGCCCAGTCAGCCCGGGCGCCTTTAGTGTTCACGCTCATGGACAATGCCCCGGTGAATGTGTCGCTTCCGGCCTTCAGCCGGGTAGCAGCCACTCCGCCGCCGGCAGCCCCGTCTCTGGCCCCAGGTGGGGATGGGTCTGCAACACCCCAGCCCATTCTATTTGTTACCGAAAAAACCGTGGCCCTGTACCGAGGCAAACTTGCGGCCCTGTATAGCATTGATCCCGGCCGGGATGAGTTTGCCGACCATACCGCGCGCCTGATCCAGGGATTTAGCCTCTTCGAGGACATGGATCTCACCGGGCATATCATCTACCTCGGCCATGACCAACTATTCAATTTGGCCGGATATATCACGGTCCTGCTGTATTTCACTTTAGAGACGCCAGCTCCCGAGCCCATGCAGGTGCAGTGGGAGTATCTCAGCCAGTCGGGCTGGCTTGCTCTGAATTACCTGGAACAGGATGATACCACCAGGGGCTTTACCAGGGATGGCCAGGTCGCCTTGCGCCGCCAGTGCGGCCCTAGTGCCAAGCAGGAAACGATCCATGGCCGCACCACCTACTGGTTACGCGGGCACCTCACCACCCCGCTTCTGCCGGAAGGGACGGGGGGGAAGCGGACCATCCCCATCATGAACGACATCAGCGCCCGGCTGAATTTCAACCAGAGCGGTCTTCTTCCGGAAGCTGCCTTTGCCGATGCGGTCTCCTTGGATATCAGCAAAGACTTTTACCCATTCGGGCAGCAGCCTGTGCGTTACAGCACCTTTTATCTGGCCAGCCGGGAAGTCTTTCAGCGGCAGGGAGCTAATATAGGCGTTACTATTACGCTGTCGTCTGGAATTACAGTGGTTGGCACCCCAGACATAAGTTGGGAATACTACAACGGAATGGCATGGCAAGCTTTTGCTATAAATTGCCAATTCAACAAGGCTGTTGACGTTGTTTCTTTTAGATCACCACCGGATTGGTGTGAAACCGAAGTAAACGGCGTGAGGAATTTTTGGCTGCGGGTGCGGATATTAGGAGGGGATGACCCTTATGGGCATCCCCTGCGGGTAGTGGTAGACAATCCAGAAAAAATGACTACTAAATTTGAAGAGAAAAATCTCAATCCTCCTATAATTTCAAAACTCACCCTCGGCTTTTCCTATGTGACCGACCCGGAGGCACTGAATCATTGCCTGTCTTATAATGATTTCGTCTTCACCGACCTCACCGAAGCCTGCCGCTGGCCCGATCAGACCTTCAAACCCTTTCTGCCCGTCTCGGATACCAGGCCCACGGTCCATTTCGGGTTCGATCTTCCCTTGCCGGTGGGCTTGGTCAGCCTGTATGTGGATATAGCTCAGGAAGTCTCCGAGAGCGGCGCTGCCGGAAGTTCTCCCTTCATCTGGGAATATTTTGCAGCAGACGGGTGGCAGGAACTTGGCGTGCTGGACGAAACCCTGGGATTCCAGCGTCGCGGCATGATCCAGTTCATCGGACCGCAAGACGCCGTGGCCGCGCCGGGACTGGGCGGAGAACTGTTTCGCCTGCGCGCCCGCCTGAAACAGGGCGAAGAACCATCCCCGGCCGCCCTTCAAGGGGTCTGGCTCAATGCGGTCTGGGCCGCGCAGCGTGATTTCTATGATCGGGAATTGCTGGGCACGAGCGCTGGCAATCCCCATCAGACCTTGAGCTGCCGACATGCCCCGGTACTTGAGGGAGAAGTGGTGGAAATTCCGGAGTGGTCCGGTCGTGGCGACAGTTGGCAGATCTCCATGCAAGAAGTTGCGCCGGAAAACTTACGTTTGGTCAGGGACCCCGCCACAGGAATGACCACGGTACGGGTCCGTTGGCACCCTCAACCCCACCTTTACAGCTCCAAGCCAAACGACCGACATTATGTGGTGGATCGGGCCACAGGACTGATCCGCTTCGGTGATGGGCGGCAGGGATTGATCCCACCGGCCGGCTGCCGGGTGTATGCGTCTTATAGCAGCGGCGGAGGCGTGAGAGGCAACGTGCCGGCCGCAGCGATCTCTGAACTGCGGACAGCACTACCCTACCTCATGGCCGCGGCCAATCCGGTGCCGGCATCGGGAGGAGCTGATAGTGAAGCTGACCTGACCGTGAAAATCCGGGGACCGGAGCTGATCAGACACGCCGGTCGGGCGGTCTCGGCCCGGGATGTTGAGTGGCTTGCCCGGGAGGCCTCCCCGGACCTGGCCCGGGTCCGTTGTCTGCCGCTGACCGGGAGGGACGGCTTTGCCCAGCGCGGCTGGATTACCCTGCTGGTTGTGCCATTTAGCCAGGAACTTCGGCCCCAGCCTGCTGTGGAATTACAGCGCCGGGTCTGCGATTACGTCGCCAAACGAGTACCGGCCACGGTGGCGCAGCATGTCCGGGTCATCGGTCCGACCTATGAACTCCTCAGTGTCAGGGCGGAGATCATTCCGCATGATCCGTACGAAGCTGCCTTGGTGGAGGCCCGGGTGCGCAGCAGTCTCAACAGTTTTCTGCATCCTCTGATCGGCGGCCTGACCGGTCAGGGATGGGATTTTGGAGAACCAGTTTACCTTTCCCAGATCGCCCGGGTTATTGAGACCACTCCCGGGGTGGACTATGGCAGGGAAATCATCCTCAGTCTGGATGAGCAGATATGTGGGGAATCTGTACCGATAGCGGCCGGCAAACTGGTATCCTCCGGCACCCATGAACTCAAACTGGTTCTGGGAGAGGGTTAA
- a CDS encoding GPW/gp25 family protein translates to MPDPQEKTFLGQGWFFPVQPSQDKSDISLAAYEEDIRQAIRIILETDRGERVMRPDFGAGLRALVFEPLNTTTMALIKHRVQEALITWEPRIQVQEVKVTVDGTARNRVNIEIVYQVRRTNVFYNLVYPFYLQEAR, encoded by the coding sequence ATGCCGGACCCGCAGGAAAAGACATTTCTGGGGCAGGGATGGTTTTTCCCGGTGCAACCGAGCCAGGACAAGAGTGACATCTCCCTGGCTGCCTATGAAGAAGACATCCGCCAAGCAATCCGGATTATCCTCGAGACGGACCGGGGAGAGCGGGTGATGCGCCCCGACTTTGGCGCCGGCCTGCGGGCCTTGGTCTTTGAGCCTCTCAACACCACTACCATGGCGCTCATCAAGCACCGGGTGCAGGAAGCCCTGATCACTTGGGAGCCCCGCATTCAGGTTCAGGAGGTCAAGGTGACGGTTGACGGCACCGCCCGAAACCGGGTCAACATCGAGATTGTATACCAGGTGCGCCGCACTAACGTCTTCTACAACCTGGTTTACCCCTTCTATCTGCAGGAGGCCAGATAG
- a CDS encoding PAAR domain-containing protein — MPPAARVGDPTGHPGIITGPGIATVLIGGKPAAVVGDLHTCSFVPPPPHPPTPIIKGSATVFIGGLPAARVGDTAGCGSPIVAGAFNVIIGG; from the coding sequence ATGCCACCGGCAGCGCGTGTAGGTGACCCGACAGGACATCCCGGCATTATCACCGGGCCCGGCATCGCGACCGTGCTCATAGGCGGTAAACCGGCAGCAGTGGTAGGTGATCTACATACCTGCTCATTCGTGCCCCCGCCCCCGCACCCGCCGACCCCCATTATCAAAGGAAGCGCTACCGTATTCATCGGGGGGCTGCCGGCAGCCCGGGTGGGGGACACCGCTGGCTGCGGCTCCCCCATTGTGGCCGGGGCCTTTAATGTCATCATCGGAGGCTGA
- a CDS encoding phage baseplate assembly protein V, which translates to MNQGLIDTAAKEVPDTDRRIYGVAVAQVIDNLDSSNQGRVQLHFPWLPGVEPWARVAVLMAGNDCGSYFIPQTGDEVLVAFVNGNIAAPCVIGCLWNGQDSPPSKSSQDAVNKRIIRTRLGHELIFDESEQTISITSSTGQKIVMGQETVEITTTQKTASVKLETSGKITLQADVSIDIKAPKISINGTNLEFKGSAATSINGGNLCQIEGATVKIN; encoded by the coding sequence ATGAATCAAGGGTTGATCGATACCGCCGCGAAAGAGGTACCCGACACCGATCGCCGCATCTACGGAGTTGCGGTAGCTCAGGTGATCGATAACCTTGATAGCTCGAATCAAGGCAGGGTGCAGTTGCACTTTCCCTGGCTACCCGGGGTCGAGCCGTGGGCCAGGGTCGCTGTGCTCATGGCAGGGAATGACTGCGGTAGTTACTTCATCCCTCAAACAGGAGATGAAGTGCTGGTGGCTTTTGTCAATGGCAATATTGCTGCCCCTTGTGTTATCGGCTGTCTTTGGAACGGGCAGGACAGTCCGCCATCAAAATCTTCCCAGGACGCGGTCAACAAACGCATCATTCGGACGCGTCTGGGGCACGAATTGATCTTTGACGAGTCTGAACAGACCATCTCGATCACCAGCTCGACCGGGCAGAAGATAGTGATGGGCCAGGAGACAGTAGAGATTACCACGACACAAAAGACAGCTTCGGTAAAGCTTGAGACCTCGGGGAAAATTACTCTCCAGGCAGACGTCAGCATTGATATTAAAGCTCCGAAAATTAGCATTAACGGCACCAACCTGGAATTCAAGGGAAGCGCAGCAACGAGTATCAATGGCGGCAACCTCTGCCAGATAGAGGGAGCCACGGTTAAGATCAATTAG
- a CDS encoding LysM peptidoglycan-binding domain-containing protein codes for MALERAVISVIKNNVTEEEIHVMFNPEEYTVNRDNNFAQIAVPGLRAPIIQFVHGNMQTLEMELFIDTYEEHREASRVINRAGEDVRQQLSKITRLMDIDPTTHAPPTLLFTWASLSFTCVLARASQRFTMFLPDGTPVRARVQVTFNEFCNIDLEAKEIKRETSDYSKLHMVEEGETISSIAWRTFGNPKLWRPIALRNGLDDPRCLAPGTQLIIPQLPFRDPETGETYQ; via the coding sequence ATGGCACTGGAAAGGGCAGTCATTTCAGTCATTAAGAATAATGTCACAGAAGAAGAAATCCATGTGATGTTCAATCCCGAAGAATATACGGTTAATCGGGACAACAACTTTGCCCAAATTGCCGTGCCCGGGCTCAGGGCGCCCATCATTCAATTCGTGCATGGCAATATGCAGACACTGGAAATGGAATTGTTCATAGATACATACGAAGAGCACCGGGAAGCCAGCCGGGTGATCAACCGGGCCGGGGAGGATGTGCGCCAGCAGTTGTCAAAAATCACCAGGCTCATGGATATCGACCCCACCACTCATGCCCCTCCTACGCTTCTCTTTACCTGGGCGTCTCTGTCGTTTACCTGCGTCCTGGCCCGCGCCAGCCAACGCTTCACGATGTTCCTCCCAGACGGCACACCAGTCAGAGCCCGCGTCCAGGTTACCTTCAATGAATTTTGCAATATCGATCTTGAGGCCAAAGAAATTAAGCGAGAGACTTCCGATTACTCAAAGCTTCATATGGTCGAAGAGGGAGAAACCATCAGTTCCATTGCCTGGCGCACCTTCGGTAACCCCAAGCTGTGGCGGCCCATAGCTTTGCGTAACGGCCTGGATGACCCGCGCTGCCTGGCCCCCGGAACTCAGCTGATTATTCCCCAGTTGCCCTTCCGGGACCCTGAGACCGGAGAAACCTACCAATAA
- a CDS encoding phage tail protein: MVTGRRIDPFMNFNFMVEIDGIIRAAFHEVSGFDSTIDVVEHREGGENTTMRKLPGLTKYSNIVLKWGITDDMELYNWHRQAILGNVQRKSGSIICLDRQGVEVARWNFTDAWPSKYDSPNLTAEGNDVAIETLELAHEKVERVK; this comes from the coding sequence ATGGTAACGGGAAGACGAATAGACCCATTCATGAATTTCAATTTCATGGTGGAGATTGATGGCATTATACGCGCCGCCTTTCACGAGGTCTCGGGGTTCGACTCCACCATCGACGTGGTGGAACACCGGGAGGGCGGAGAAAACACGACGATGCGAAAGCTCCCCGGTCTCACCAAGTACAGCAATATTGTCCTCAAATGGGGGATAACGGACGATATGGAGCTGTATAATTGGCACCGCCAGGCTATCTTGGGAAACGTCCAACGGAAGAGCGGCTCCATTATTTGCCTGGACCGACAGGGTGTCGAAGTGGCCCGGTGGAATTTTACCGACGCCTGGCCCAGTAAATACGACAGCCCCAACTTAACCGCTGAAGGCAATGATGTGGCCATCGAAACTCTGGAGTTGGCCCATGAGAAGGTCGAAAGGGTGAAATAG
- a CDS encoding phage tail sheath subtilisin-like domain-containing protein — translation MPVQVSYPGVYVDEFAPGAPIEGVGTSTAAFIGTAACGPLEKPTLIQSWDGFKKKFGDILVEQPPSYLAPAVYGFFLNGGTACYVVRVGSGQNSAANLDSHQAGNKPILVARALAEGPQGNALTVQVQESSRLATMLEKIFPSKNAITGLSVDRRTITVRDIQGFSGGEVIALVKETDRATVLVAEPQGNDQLVLAGAVPGNVVFIGGEVISAGLLAVVRAGAKITTLDADRQTLTVDNLKGFAPGDRLLVKKAGEASQQALLKAIEGNDKLILETPLPGVVAFTDVRSDDLASGQRAFRVATPAALNLRQALPKGTALKFNLADPGTEEIVTVESVAGDTITIRDGLANTYSLENAAVPPTVGSLEFDLIIRDTSNPKKIVESFAQLSMNRAHPYFWQQVVASQLVSLEESADPPSPLPADLRPVAKLYNLADGAADDRNAAQGLIKGKPEQYLDLLKPYDEVALVCVPGFTGQNVQKAVIDHCETMWDRFGILDSEPKAGLDKGIRKQSDGLASEFGFAALYYPWIQVINPVTGGLELWPPSGHLAGVYARTDAREGVHKAPANTNIRGAVGLERLLTDAEQGPLNINYGVNALRVFRGQGTVVWGARTITTQDRNWQYVNIRRLLLFIEESIKEGIRWALFKPNNLQLWEKLKRSISDFLTRVWRSGALFGETADKAFYVRIDEALNPFAEQALGRLNIEVGVRPTYPAEFIILHIGIWEGGSEVTES, via the coding sequence ATGCCGGTCCAAGTTTCTTATCCGGGAGTTTACGTCGACGAATTTGCTCCCGGCGCTCCCATCGAGGGGGTGGGCACCAGCACCGCGGCCTTCATCGGCACCGCCGCCTGCGGGCCCCTGGAGAAGCCCACCCTGATCCAGAGCTGGGATGGTTTCAAAAAGAAGTTTGGCGACATTCTGGTGGAGCAGCCCCCCAGTTACCTGGCGCCGGCGGTTTACGGTTTTTTCCTCAACGGCGGCACCGCCTGTTACGTCGTCAGAGTCGGCAGTGGCCAGAATTCGGCGGCTAACCTGGACAGCCACCAGGCCGGCAACAAACCCATCCTGGTGGCCCGGGCCCTGGCGGAAGGGCCGCAAGGCAACGCCCTGACGGTGCAGGTACAGGAAAGCAGCCGTCTGGCCACCATGCTGGAAAAGATTTTTCCCAGCAAAAATGCAATCACTGGCCTTTCCGTAGACCGGCGAACCATCACGGTGAGGGATATTCAGGGGTTCAGCGGCGGCGAAGTCATTGCCCTGGTCAAAGAAACCGATAGAGCAACGGTGCTGGTGGCAGAGCCCCAGGGGAATGACCAACTGGTTCTGGCCGGTGCCGTGCCCGGAAACGTTGTTTTCATCGGGGGTGAGGTGATCTCCGCCGGATTGCTGGCAGTAGTCCGGGCCGGAGCCAAAATTACAACTCTTGACGCCGATCGCCAGACCTTGACGGTGGACAACCTGAAAGGGTTTGCACCAGGCGACCGTCTATTGGTGAAAAAAGCCGGGGAAGCCTCCCAGCAGGCATTGCTGAAGGCCATAGAGGGCAACGATAAGCTTATCCTGGAAACCCCATTGCCCGGAGTGGTGGCCTTCACTGATGTGCGTTCCGATGATCTGGCTTCCGGCCAGCGCGCCTTCAGGGTGGCAACGCCCGCAGCCCTCAACCTGAGGCAGGCCCTGCCGAAGGGTACCGCCTTGAAGTTCAACCTTGCGGATCCAGGAACGGAGGAAATCGTCACCGTCGAGTCCGTCGCCGGCGATACCATTACTATAAGAGACGGCCTGGCGAATACATATTCCTTGGAAAATGCCGCCGTCCCGCCGACGGTCGGCTCCCTGGAATTCGATCTGATCATCCGGGACACGAGCAATCCAAAAAAAATTGTCGAATCCTTTGCGCAACTTTCCATGAACCGGGCTCACCCCTATTTTTGGCAGCAGGTGGTGGCCTCTCAACTGGTGAGCCTCGAAGAGTCTGCAGATCCGCCTTCACCTTTGCCGGCGGATCTCAGGCCGGTGGCTAAGCTCTACAATCTGGCTGACGGTGCTGCTGATGATCGGAATGCAGCGCAGGGTTTAATCAAGGGGAAGCCGGAACAATATCTGGATTTGCTTAAACCTTATGATGAAGTGGCCCTGGTCTGCGTCCCGGGCTTCACGGGCCAGAATGTGCAGAAAGCGGTGATCGACCACTGTGAAACGATGTGGGACCGCTTTGGCATTTTAGATTCAGAGCCCAAGGCCGGGCTGGACAAAGGCATCAGGAAACAGAGTGATGGCCTGGCTTCCGAGTTTGGCTTCGCGGCCCTGTATTACCCCTGGATCCAGGTTATTAATCCCGTAACCGGGGGGTTAGAACTCTGGCCTCCCTCGGGGCACCTGGCCGGCGTCTATGCCCGGACTGATGCCCGGGAAGGGGTGCATAAGGCCCCGGCCAATACCAATATCCGCGGAGCCGTGGGCCTGGAGCGCCTTCTCACCGATGCAGAACAAGGTCCCCTCAACATCAATTACGGGGTCAACGCGCTGCGGGTTTTCCGTGGTCAAGGCACCGTGGTCTGGGGGGCCAGGACCATCACCACTCAAGACCGCAACTGGCAGTATGTCAATATCCGCCGTCTCCTGCTTTTCATCGAGGAGTCCATAAAAGAAGGAATTCGCTGGGCCCTCTTCAAGCCTAATAATTTGCAGCTCTGGGAAAAATTAAAGCGTTCCATTTCCGACTTCCTCACCCGCGTCTGGCGGAGCGGGGCATTGTTCGGGGAAACCGCGGACAAGGCTTTTTATGTCCGGATTGACGAAGCGCTAAATCCTTTTGCCGAACAGGCTCTGGGACGGCTGAACATTGAGGTGGGCGTGCGCCCCACCTATCCGGCGGAATTTATCATTTTGCACATCGGCATCTGGGAGGGTGGCTCGGAAGTCACCGAATCGTAA
- a CDS encoding Pvc16 family protein yields the protein MFQNLDDTLIAIVGDSEVLPDLDDVAVSFVTPDKTFNWKKDTLNLFLYEVKENRKRREPAPYLEQVGLQLFQRRLPPIRVDCTYLVTAWADPNVSGDLKTNKEHKLLGAALQWLSRFGTIPDKFLAGDLAKQPYPPPAMAAQLDGKHSDGAFWSALGIPPRPAFTLVVTIAMDLGIPEQKPTRMVTSLISRYGQQDQPGTEERLIQVGGCVLDATVDPPAPVAEAWVQLETPGGEALGATQTASDGCFIFGLLPPGNYRLRWRAAGRPEPPARPIQVPSSTGNYDLKFT from the coding sequence ATGTTCCAAAACCTTGACGACACTCTTATAGCCATAGTGGGGGACTCGGAGGTGCTTCCGGATCTCGATGATGTCGCGGTCAGTTTTGTTACCCCGGATAAGACTTTTAATTGGAAAAAAGATACCTTGAACCTCTTTCTCTATGAAGTGAAGGAAAACCGCAAGCGGCGCGAACCGGCGCCCTACCTGGAGCAAGTGGGTTTGCAGCTTTTCCAGCGTCGGCTGCCGCCCATCCGGGTGGACTGCACCTATCTGGTGACGGCCTGGGCTGACCCCAATGTGAGCGGGGATCTCAAGACCAACAAAGAGCACAAGCTGCTCGGGGCTGCGCTCCAGTGGCTCAGCCGCTTCGGCACCATCCCTGATAAATTCCTCGCGGGCGATCTGGCCAAGCAGCCTTATCCGCCGCCCGCCATGGCGGCCCAACTGGACGGCAAGCACTCCGACGGGGCCTTCTGGAGCGCCCTGGGCATCCCACCCCGACCCGCCTTCACCCTGGTGGTGACTATCGCCATGGACCTGGGGATCCCCGAGCAGAAGCCCACCCGCATGGTCACCAGCCTAATTTCCCGATACGGCCAACAGGACCAGCCGGGAACGGAAGAGAGACTTATTCAGGTGGGGGGTTGTGTGCTCGATGCCACTGTCGATCCGCCGGCGCCGGTGGCCGAAGCTTGGGTGCAATTAGAAACGCCCGGAGGCGAGGCTCTAGGAGCCACCCAAACGGCCAGTGACGGCTGCTTCATTTTCGGGTTACTGCCACCTGGAAATTACCGCCTGCGCTGGCGGGCCGCCGGCCGGCCGGAGCCTCCGGCCCGGCCCATTCAGGTGCCGTCGTCCACGGGCAACTACGACCTGAAGTTCACCTAA